One window of Sphingobacteriales bacterium genomic DNA carries:
- a CDS encoding DUF4340 domain-containing protein, protein MKLNNKLLIALLFFLTAIFLYTQFTGNKKGNFKKDLFVTDTSKITSVTIYSDENSGKPLTLNRKDNGWEMTNDSIGTTAANPATVSSMLAIFNQLSVKRVAAAGKDKWKEYQVNENAHRVVAKQGNKTVLDFYIGKFNIGQPQGGGISEGNFNPNQNQQRPVLTTYVRPHNDDKVYAIPGMISASFSNDPKTYQPKSLEGSQILTPDTIIRQQNISTE, encoded by the coding sequence ATGAAACTGAATAACAAATTACTGATAGCCCTCTTATTCTTTTTAACAGCCATCTTTCTCTACACCCAATTTACAGGCAATAAAAAGGGAAATTTCAAGAAAGACCTCTTTGTAACTGACACTTCGAAAATTACTTCAGTTACCATTTATTCAGACGAAAACTCCGGCAAGCCTCTGACTCTTAACCGTAAGGATAACGGTTGGGAAATGACCAACGACAGTATCGGCACAACGGCAGCAAACCCGGCTACCGTCAGTTCAATGCTTGCAATATTTAATCAACTTAGCGTCAAAAGAGTAGCTGCTGCCGGTAAAGACAAATGGAAAGAATATCAGGTGAATGAAAACGCTCACAGAGTTGTAGCAAAACAAGGCAACAAAACAGTATTGGATTTTTATATCGGAAAGTTCAATATCGGACAGCCTCAGGGCGGAGGGATTTCTGAGGGAAACTTTAATCCTAACCAAAATCAGCAGCGTCCTGTTTTGACTACTTATGTCAGGCCTCACAACGACGACAAAGTATATGCAATCCCGGGAATGATTAGCGCTTCTTTCAGCAATGATCCGAAAACCTATCAGCCAAAATCGTTAGAAGGCAGTCAAATCCTAACTCCGGACACTATTATCAGACAACAAAATATCAGCACCGAATAG
- a CDS encoding YceI family protein has product MRKLLIAFLFIAVSFQLIQAQVALSLVSGGNISNASKFLVDQNSVLLLKGTTNVNSFTCKCKDNYHPQSFFLKNSTSDLLEFTETRLQLAIATLDCGNKKMNTDLQKALNASTHPKIKVELLKVIIGDECYANIDCVSENLTEALVYAQISINGKSNRYWIDVELRKSSENKFFVLGQKRLNMLDFGVKPPEVFFGAVKVNSGIDIVFDLGISLTN; this is encoded by the coding sequence ATGCGAAAACTTTTAATTGCATTTCTGTTCATTGCTGTTTCCTTTCAGTTAATTCAGGCACAAGTTGCTCTGAGTTTAGTTTCCGGAGGTAATATCAGCAATGCAAGTAAATTCCTTGTTGACCAAAACAGCGTTCTTTTGCTTAAAGGAACGACTAATGTTAACTCATTTACCTGTAAATGCAAGGATAATTACCACCCTCAAAGTTTTTTCCTGAAAAATTCAACTTCCGATCTTCTGGAGTTTACCGAAACCAGACTACAGCTTGCAATTGCAACTTTGGATTGTGGAAATAAAAAAATGAATACAGATTTGCAAAAAGCACTAAATGCAAGTACTCACCCCAAAATTAAAGTTGAATTGCTAAAAGTAATAATTGGGGATGAATGTTATGCAAATATTGATTGTGTTTCTGAAAATTTGACCGAGGCTTTGGTTTATGCTCAAATCAGCATCAATGGTAAATCAAACAGATATTGGATAGATGTTGAACTGAGAAAGTCCTCAGAAAACAAGTTTTTTGTTCTGGGCCAAAAGCGCCTCAATATGCTGGATTTTGGTGTAAAGCCACCGGAAGTGTTTTTTGGAGCAGTAAAGGTCAATTCCGGTATTGATATTGTGTTTGATCTGGGGATTAGTCTGACAAATTAA
- a CDS encoding class I SAM-dependent methyltransferase gives MLNTYDLKQFAEKVVPKKFLRVWGMYALRASSVLYKGNKVTCPCCGHSFSSFASYGYIKRPNVLCRWCLSLERHRGLWLYLHQHSDILERKAKLLHFAPEHQLQELFKSNPNLDYLSADLDMPTAMVKMDITNIPLPDNTYDVVICNHVLEHVPDDKKAMSELYRILKPGGWAILQTPMSNLPDTIEDLTITDPRERERLFGQDDHVRTYGMDKKNRLEAAGFRVELNKFLFELPLEEINRYAISREDIWIAHKD, from the coding sequence ATGTTGAATACTTACGATCTTAAGCAATTTGCAGAAAAAGTGGTGCCTAAAAAGTTCCTCCGGGTTTGGGGCATGTATGCTTTGCGGGCAAGTTCTGTTTTATACAAAGGCAACAAGGTTACCTGCCCTTGTTGTGGTCATTCATTCAGCAGTTTTGCCTCTTATGGTTATATAAAACGCCCTAACGTACTTTGCAGGTGGTGTTTATCGCTGGAGAGACACAGGGGATTATGGCTCTACCTTCATCAACACTCCGATATTTTAGAACGAAAGGCAAAATTACTGCATTTTGCACCTGAACATCAATTGCAGGAACTGTTTAAAAGCAATCCGAACTTAGACTACCTGAGTGCTGATCTGGACATGCCGACAGCAATGGTCAAAATGGATATTACCAATATTCCTTTGCCGGACAATACCTACGATGTTGTCATTTGCAATCATGTGCTGGAGCATGTGCCCGACGACAAGAAAGCCATGAGCGAACTTTACCGGATTCTAAAACCCGGTGGATGGGCTATTTTGCAAACTCCTATGAGCAATCTGCCCGATACCATCGAAGACCTCACCATTACCGATCCCCGGGAACGGGAAAGATTGTTTGGACAAGACGACCACGTAAGAACTTACGGAATGGATAAAAAAAACCGCCTCGAAGCGGCAGGATTCAGGGTTGAACTCAATAAATTTCTGTTTGAACTACCCCTTGAAGAAATTAACAGATATGCCATATCCAGAGAGGATATCTGGATCGCACATAAAGATTAA
- a CDS encoding GDP-mannose 4,6-dehydratase: protein MIKNKLALVTGAAGFIGSHLTQYLVEQGYNVRAMVRYSSRPQLGNLEFLPREIFQAIEIVKGDLKDPDFCHHAVRSCHYVFHLGALIAIPYSYVNPTDFVQTNIAGTTYLLNAARKSDVLERFVHTSTSEVYGTALYTPIDEQHPLQPQSPYSASKMSADLLALSYYNAFDLPVTVIRPFNTYGPRQSARAVIPTIISQLLTLSDIKLGNLSPKRDFLYVKDTIRGFLQAGTHENTVGLVVNLGTGTDVSIAETYATICGLMGKHPDLLTDNSRFRPEKSEVFQLVCNAQLAKNLSGWEPQFSFEQGLAETIAWISDHLHLFKPQEYQV from the coding sequence ATGATTAAAAACAAACTGGCTTTAGTTACCGGAGCAGCCGGGTTTATCGGCAGTCATTTAACCCAATACCTGGTTGAACAGGGTTACAACGTTAGAGCAATGGTCAGATATAGTTCAAGGCCGCAATTAGGCAACCTTGAATTTCTGCCCCGTGAAATTTTTCAGGCGATAGAGATTGTAAAAGGCGATTTAAAAGACCCGGATTTCTGTCATCATGCCGTCAGAAGCTGTCATTATGTTTTTCATTTGGGGGCATTGATTGCCATTCCTTATTCTTATGTCAATCCCACCGATTTTGTCCAAACCAATATCGCCGGTACCACATATTTGCTGAATGCTGCACGGAAATCTGATGTTTTAGAGCGCTTTGTTCATACCTCAACGTCTGAGGTATATGGCACTGCATTATATACCCCCATAGATGAGCAGCACCCTCTGCAACCACAATCCCCTTATTCGGCAAGTAAAATGAGTGCAGATCTTTTGGCTTTGTCGTACTACAATGCCTTTGACCTGCCGGTAACAGTTATTCGGCCATTTAACACGTATGGCCCGCGACAATCGGCAAGGGCGGTTATCCCTACAATTATATCACAGTTACTCACGCTGTCAGACATTAAGTTGGGGAACCTAAGCCCTAAGCGCGATTTCTTATATGTCAAAGACACCATTCGGGGGTTTTTACAAGCCGGCACTCACGAAAATACAGTCGGATTGGTGGTCAATTTAGGCACCGGGACGGATGTTTCAATTGCTGAAACTTATGCAACGATATGTGGCTTGATGGGTAAACATCCGGATTTGCTCACAGATAACAGCCGCTTCAGACCTGAAAAGTCGGAAGTGTTTCAGTTAGTATGTAACGCACAACTTGCAAAAAACCTGAGCGGTTGGGAACCTCAATTTTCTTTTGAACAAGGGCTTGCCGAAACCATAGCATGGATTAGCGACCACCTGCATTTGTTTAAACCTCAGGAATATCAAGTTTGA
- a CDS encoding YceI family protein, whose protein sequence is MKRIFILAVCLGFTFTAMSQDNYKLKSSTMKIEGTSSLHDWSAEANKVTGTVNFSENDLTTALQNVSIEIEVNAIKSEKGSAMDNNIYSALKAKSNPKITFQMTKVNSIKGQISDFNALVTGNLTIAGTTKLVELNVKGRKSTNGNLVFNGVKKIKMTDFNVKPPSFMFGAMKTGDEVTITFSTTFSK, encoded by the coding sequence ATGAAACGAATATTTATATTGGCAGTTTGCTTAGGTTTTACATTTACAGCTATGTCTCAGGATAATTACAAACTGAAAAGCAGTACCATGAAAATTGAGGGCACTTCCTCTTTGCACGATTGGAGTGCTGAGGCCAACAAAGTAACAGGAACGGTAAATTTTAGTGAGAATGATTTGACTACCGCTTTGCAAAATGTATCTATTGAAATTGAGGTAAATGCTATTAAAAGCGAGAAAGGGTCTGCTATGGATAATAATATCTACAGTGCGCTAAAAGCAAAATCAAATCCCAAAATCACATTTCAAATGACCAAAGTGAACAGTATAAAAGGACAAATTTCTGATTTTAATGCTTTGGTAACAGGTAATCTTACAATAGCCGGGACCACAAAGTTGGTAGAATTGAATGTGAAAGGGAGAAAAAGCACCAATGGCAATTTGGTTTTCAATGGTGTCAAAAAGATTAAAATGACCGATTTTAATGTCAAACCTCCGTCTTTTATGTTTGGTGCCATGAAAACAGGTGATGAGGTTACAATTACATTCTCCACTACATTTTCAAAATAA
- a CDS encoding 2-oxo acid dehydrogenase subunit E2 gives MAQVELIMPKMGESIMEATILKWLKNDGDTISEEEAVLEIATDKVDSEVPSPTSGKLVKKLYAEGDVVPVGKAIALIETDAQPSSDNTKIQEPVLTTPEKAISSTAIQQTPALSHQKTEAVAVDNRFYSPLVLNIARQEGIDMRELAAIAGTGSNDRVTKKDILQYIQQRQEQPKEVIRPTVETVQQKQVSSITPPKVEYGSNVEIVEMDRMRRLIADHMVMSKTVAPHVTSFVEVDVTNLVNWRNKIKDRFQQRESEKISFTPLLIEAAVKAIKDYPLVNSSVDGYNIIIRKDINIGMATATPEGNLIVPVIRNADQKSLIGLTKAVNDLANRGKAGKLKPDEIQGGTFTFTNVGTFGSLMGTPIINQPQVAVLATGIIRKKPAVLETEYGDIIAIRHLMIMSLSYDHRIIDGALGSTFLNRVAQYLENFDINREI, from the coding sequence ATGGCACAGGTAGAACTCATCATGCCCAAAATGGGTGAAAGCATCATGGAGGCCACTATTTTAAAATGGCTAAAAAACGATGGAGATACAATTTCGGAAGAAGAAGCCGTATTGGAAATAGCTACGGATAAAGTGGACAGCGAAGTGCCGTCCCCTACTTCAGGCAAATTAGTCAAAAAATTATATGCCGAAGGCGATGTAGTACCGGTAGGAAAGGCAATAGCCCTGATTGAAACGGATGCTCAACCTTCTTCCGATAACACCAAAATTCAGGAGCCTGTTTTAACTACCCCTGAAAAAGCAATCAGTTCCACAGCTATTCAGCAAACTCCGGCATTATCGCATCAAAAAACCGAAGCTGTTGCAGTAGATAACCGGTTTTATTCTCCTTTGGTGCTCAACATTGCCCGGCAGGAAGGTATTGATATGCGCGAACTGGCCGCCATTGCCGGAACCGGCAGCAACGACCGCGTTACTAAAAAAGACATACTACAATATATACAGCAAAGGCAGGAGCAGCCAAAAGAGGTAATCCGGCCAACTGTTGAAACAGTTCAACAAAAACAAGTGAGTAGCATCACTCCACCAAAAGTAGAATATGGCAGCAATGTAGAAATCGTTGAAATGGACAGAATGAGGCGGTTGATTGCCGATCACATGGTCATGTCTAAGACCGTCGCGCCCCATGTTACCTCTTTTGTAGAGGTGGATGTAACCAATTTGGTAAACTGGCGAAATAAAATCAAAGATCGGTTTCAACAACGCGAATCCGAAAAAATTTCTTTCACTCCATTATTAATAGAAGCTGCCGTAAAAGCCATCAAAGACTACCCTTTAGTCAATTCATCGGTTGACGGGTATAATATCATCATACGCAAAGACATCAATATTGGAATGGCTACCGCAACGCCGGAAGGCAACCTGATTGTGCCGGTTATCAGAAATGCAGACCAAAAAAGCCTGATTGGGCTGACAAAAGCAGTAAACGATTTGGCAAACAGAGGAAAAGCAGGAAAATTAAAACCTGACGAAATTCAAGGCGGTACTTTTACCTTTACCAATGTCGGAACTTTTGGCAGCCTGATGGGAACCCCCATCATTAACCAGCCTCAGGTAGCAGTTTTAGCAACCGGTATCATCAGAAAAAAACCGGCAGTTTTAGAAACTGAATACGGCGACATCATTGCTATACGTCATTTAATGATTATGTCTTTGTCTTACGACCACCGCATTATTGATGGAGCACTCGGCAGTACTTTCCTGAACAGGGTGGCTCAATACCTTGAAAACTTCGACATAAACCGAGAAATTTAA